The following coding sequences are from one Dermacentor silvarum isolate Dsil-2018 chromosome 4, BIME_Dsil_1.4, whole genome shotgun sequence window:
- the LOC119450018 gene encoding intracellular coagulation inhibitor 1 isoform X1, with the protein MQLMVFCLVGAFLTVASAQDHVRVIAASNDFAFRLLPLLSSSQRDNVFFSPYSVTTALAMVYAGTDGMTQRELHESLSYNLVGIEPDKVLSAHTEHNRRLLVPSNSTLKIANAAVLDDKLNALSGYVKALKNGFGAELLKADFTGNGQAAVDAINSWVNQKTQQKISTLFDKPLSKDTRLVVLNAIYFKGTWRTKFNQSETAKAPFYTGDGRSTSVDTMQGTVKAGYAYARDIGATVLDLPYNGLDYSMTILVPRNGTNVEVLKRGLNLAAFRNALSRLREIKIKVHLPRFRLEEKYELKEALERLGIKRMFHAGEADLSQINGGRDLFVDKVLHKAVVEVNEEGSEAAAVTAVNVNTRSRHNPIVFRVDHPFLFFIRNTRIGDILFVGLVNKVE; encoded by the exons ATGCAGCTCATGGTTTTCTGCCTGGTCGGGGCCTTCCTCACTGTGGCCTCGGCGCAAGACCACGTCAGGGTGATAGCCGCAAGCAACGACTTCGCTTTCCGACTACTTCCGCTGCTGTCGAGTTCCCAGCGCGACAACGTCTTCTTTTCACCATACAGCGTGACCACCGCCCTGGCCATGGTTTACGCTGGCACCGACGGCATGACACAGCGCGAACTACACGAATCCCTGAGCTACAACTTAGTAGGGATCGAACCGGACAAAGTCCTGAGCGCGCACACCGAGCACAATCGTCGCTTGCTCGTGCCGTCCAACTCAACGCTGAAGATCGCGAACGCAGCGGTCCTGGACGACAAGCTCAACGCTCTGTCGGGCTACGTGAAAGCTCTGAAGAACGGCTTCGGGGCCGAGCTTCTCAAGGCCGACTTCACCGGAAACGGGCAAGCGGCCGTGGACGCCATAAACTCGTGGGTGAACCAGAAGACGCAGCAGAAGATCAGCACCTTGTTCGACAAACCGCTCTCCAAAGACACCAGACTGGTTGTCTTGAACGCCATATACTTCAAAGGAACCTGGCGCACGAAGTTCAACCAGTCGGAAACAGCGAAGGCCCCCTTCTACACGGGCGACGGCCGCTCGACCAGCGTCGACACCATGCAGGGCACTGTCAAGGCGGGATACGCCTACGCGAGGGATATCGGAGCCACTGTGCTGGATCTGCCTTACAACGGCCTCGACTACAGCATGACGATACTGGTTCCCCGAAACGGGACTAATGTCGAAGTGCTGAAGAGGGGCCTGAATCTGGCGGCGTTTAGAAATGCTCTGTCCCGGCTCCGCGAAATCAAGATTAAAGTTCACCTCCCTAG GTTTAGGCTGGAGGAGAAGTACGAGCTGAAGGAGGCTTTGGAGAGGTTGGGCATCAAGAGGATGTTCCATGCTGGCGAGGCCGACCTGTCCCAAATCAACGGAGGCAGGGACCTCTTCGTGGACAAGGTGTTGCACAAGGCTGTGGTGGAAGTCAACGAGGAAGGCAGCGAAGCGGCCGCCGTCACCGCTGTCAACGTCAACACGCGCTCCAGGCACAATCCGATCGTGTTCCGCGTCGACCACCCGTTCCTGTTCTTCATCCGCAACACGCGGATCGGAGATATCCTCTTCGTTGGACTAGTGAACAAAGTCGAATGA
- the LOC119448108 gene encoding intracellular coagulation inhibitor 3 isoform X2 encodes MTKAVLLVFTALGVCSASNFTGLPAASNDLGLRLLSFLPRSGARNVFYSPYSLTAAMGMVYGGCRGSTKEELYNGLGYKSAHIPKKKVMHEHKIFAERFLAPSNSTVNAVTAAAIQRRFKVKPEYANTLKKSFGTHLMSIDFEKDSYEATQKINKWVSNETRGHIKKLFKKPLPSSTKLVLLSCVYFKGVWATPFDKLRTKRLPFFNHGKTSTLVKTMNGVIRVPYGLSNELASEIVDLPYQGGDYSMTIVLPRAMNGIEKLRHLSQRSFEAALKNLTERAVDIYLPRVEFKAEYHLRGAFIRLGVRRVFDSRKADMSGITGSKGLSLDEVVHKAVVRVDEAGSMAAAVSGMDMKKTITIPRLFRVNHPFLFLIRCTQNNGILFVGEVNKL; translated from the exons ATGACGAAAGCAGTGCTGCTGGTCTTCACAGCGCTCGGTGTGTGCTCGGCAAGCAATTTTACGGGCCTACCAGCCGCCAGCAACGACTTAGGACTTCGCCTTCTCTCCTTCCTACCACGTTCTGGAGCGCGGAACGTGTTCTATTCGCCGTACAGTCTGACCGCCGCCATGGGAATGGTCTACGGCGGATGTCGTGGTTCTACGAAGGAAGAATTGTATAATGGACTGGGCTACAAGTCGGCCCACATTCCGAAGAAAAAAGTGATGCACGAGCATAAAATCTTCGCTGAGCGGTTTCTGGCGCCTTCCAACTCTACTGTGAACGCCGTGACCGCAGCCGCAATCCAGCGCCGCTTCAAGGTCAAGCCTGAATACGCGAATACGTTGAAAAAATCGTTCGGCACCCACCTCATGAGCATCGACTTCGAGAAGGATAGTTACGAGGCCACTCAGAAAATTAACAAGTGGGTCTCCAACGAGACGCGCGGCCACATAAAGAAATTGTTTAAAAAACCTCTTCCTTCCTCGACGAAGCTCGTGCTCTTGAGCTGCGTTTATTTCAAGGGCGTCTGGGCGACCCCCTTCGACAAGTTACGCACGAAAAGGCTACCGTTCTTCAATCACGGCAAGACGTCGACACTCGTGAAGACTATGAACGGCGTGATCAGGGTTCCTTACGGACTGTCCAACGAATTGGCGTCTGAAATTGTGGACTTGCCCTACCAAGGCGGAGACTACAGCATGACTATTGTTCTTCCTCGGGCCATGAATGGAATTGAGAAACTGAGGCATCTTTCGCAGAGATCCTTCGAAGCTGCGTTGAAGAACTTGACGGAAAGAGCTGTCGATATATACCTTCCGAG GGTCGAGTTCAAGGCCGAGTACCATCTTAGAGGGGCGTTCATCAGACTGGGCGTGCGCCGCGTCTTCGACTCGAGGAAAGCCGACATGTCTGGCATCACGGGCAGCAAGGGTTTGAGCCTGGACGAAGTTGTGCACAAGGCGGTCGTGAGGGTGGACGAGGCCGGAAGCATGGCTGCCGCCGTCAGCGGGATGGATATGAAAAAAACTATTACAATTCCGCGACTGTTCCGCGTTAACCACCCGTTCCTCTTTCTCATTCGGTGCACGCAGAACAACGGCATTCTGTTTGTGGGAGAGGTCAACAAGCTGTGA